The region AGGAAACCATGGGAAAACAGAGGAGTTCTGCGCCCCAGGGTTGCAGACCCCACCAGATCCCCATCCACGACCTTGTGTTCCCTCAGGAGGCTCAAGAGCACCACctctctccagggcatctccagCTCCCTGACCAACTAGCCTGTGTGAGTCTCAGGGGGAGAGCTGGACTCTCTGTAAGCCCCCTTTAGAGGGCACATCGGCTCCAGGCAGGGTCACTGCAGCAGGGGGTGTTGACAGGAGTGAGGTCCCATCCACTCTCCTCCCAACAGGTCGACAGGTACCCATTCTGTTCCCATGCCAGGCAGGTCCAGGCCTGTGCTCTTGCCTCTGGTCTGACCTCCTTGAGTCCCTGCACTCTCCAATGACACCCCCGTCTCCTGGTCCCACCCACCTGCCCACCTTCTAGAGCACTTACAGGGCCAAAGCCACCGCCAGCAGCCAGGTGTCTGGGGTACTTGTTTGGGTCGAACATGCGGATCTGGAATTGAGCGATCTGGCTAGTGGAGAGGCGCCAGGGTTCTGAGAGCACCTGTGACAGGGAGGCCCTGCAGTCAGATGCTCTGCACACCTGCAGACAGGTGGTGGCTCAGCGCCTGTTCAAGCCTGGCACTGTCCCGGCTGAGGACGCGGAAGGGACGGATGCAGGACCTTCCTGACTATGGCCCTGGTCCCCTAGTCTGTTCTCACAGCATCTGTACAAAACCCTCCATCACGGGACCTGCCTGTTCCACCCCCGCCTCTACCCGCACCCTGAGCTGTTGTTCCATATCCCACCCCGTGGCCTCAGTGGCTGGTTGGGCACTGAAGGCTCCCTCCACCCAGACACCCCAGTCCCCTTGAGCCTCTGCACTTCCCTCATGGCTGCTGCCACCCCTGACATGTTTGTCCGTCCATCCCCCCTCACGCCAACACCCACTCTACAAGGGGAAGGGTGCTGCTCGGGGCCAGCCCACAGGCCTGGGTGGGGCATGGAGCAGGAAGAGCCACTGAGAGCGGGCCTAAGGACACAGACACACCCGTCCACACTGACCTCAGCCAGGAAAGGGGATTCAACTCCCAAGTACTTGGAGACCACATAAAGGCAGAAGAGGTGCCTGTCAATCCCAGCCCCTGTCATGGCCAGGCGGTACAGATTCTGGTGCTTCTCAGCAGCCTTCCGGAATAGACGTTGGAGGTCTTCGTTCTGGGGGCAGAAGTAGCATCATGAAGAGTAGGTCTGACCCTGAACCAGCAGGAGGCCGCGGTCAGCTCAGCACGAGGCCACAGGGGGCTTACTGGGTGGTGCCCCTGCATCATGGCCCGAACAAAGGCTGTGGACTCCCGGGTGCAGGAACGCACAGTCTCCGTCCGGCCCTCCCGGAACATTCTCGTCATTGAGGCTTCATAGGTCAGGCAGAACCTGCCCCTGTCCTGGGGAACACAGAAGGCTGAGCCTCGGGGTGGACCCGGGTGCCACCCCGCCTGCTTGGCAGCCCGGGGCTCCTACCCGGAAGTGCGCCAGCTGCAGGGCGATCTGCACGAAGGCGTCAGGGCTGGTCCGGCACTTCTTGATGAGGCCTTTGCCAAAGGGCAGGAACTGGAAGCAGTACAGCTCCACGTCATCCGCCAGCGCCTTGGCCACCTGGTAGGAACTCTCGATGACCGCCTGGCACTGCCAAGACACGGAGGGGGTCAGCTGGGGGCAGAGCTCTCCAGCAGGACTCCAGGGTCATGTCCAGAAGGCCCGAGGGTTAGTAACGGAGGAAGGCAAGGCTGGGCAGGCCTCAGTGTGCCCGACGTCCTCAGGAGGAGACCCACAGACAGGCCGGGGGCATCAGCGCAGAGGCCCAGCTGGGCTCTGTTGGGGAGGGGGTCACTGACAGGTGCTTCCCAGACATGAGCTCACACCTCACGTCTTTCTCCAACCCCCAGACAGTCCTGGGATCTCTGTTCTCCCTGGAGTCTGTCTGGACCATGAGAGACACTCGGACCTTTCCCCTGAGAGTGGGGCTGGGACAAAGGGGAGGCCTGCAGGGCATCTCAGGCCCTTGTCACTCTCAcacacccacccctgccccttcTCGGCCCGCACACCTGCTCTGGAATGTCCCACTCGAGTCGCTGAGGGGGGGGCAGCACAGGGTTGGGCTTGCCCAGACAGTGCCCCGTCTCTGTGTAGCCCAGATGGAAGGAGTCGGTGCCCAGGACAAACTGCAGGGGAAGGTCAGGCTGAGAGGCCATCCTTGCCCTGCCGCCCCGCCCCGAGCCTGCCCTGCAGGGCCCCTCTCAGGGCCTGTTACCTCCCAGAGGTGCCCTATGATAGGGGCATCTGCCCACGCGTGCTCTGTGTTGAGTCCAATCTGGCCGTTCTTGAAAGAGATGAGCGTGAAGGACTTGTCGAACCACCTgcagcgggaggagaagggcagtggggggaggcggggggagcCCAGGGGTATGCACGCGGGGGAGCCAGGGCATGGTACCTGTTGTAGCAGTTGCCGTGCAGCAGGGCCTTGCCATAAAGGCTGAGGCTGGCCTCGTCCTCTGGGTCATAGTGGTGAGACTCCTCATCTAGAGCCACGAAGAAAGCAGCACGCTCAATGGCGTCCAGGGCAGCCTTGTTCTTGCCAGAGCCGAagaaggcctggcgtgcctgaGCCCACTCCACTCTGAGGGCACAAGGGCAGAGTGAGTGGGGCCCCCTACAGGATGAGAGCCCTTCCCAGGACCTGTGTCCCCACCCTCTGCACAGCCCCATCCAGCCACCAGCAGTGAGAGGTCACAGCAGCAACTCCCTGTTGCTACCATCAGTGTTCCTGATGACCGCAGATCCTAGTTAACACAGAGGACACCGGGCCCATGTCCCTTCCCCGGTCAGGCCTCCAGTCCGAGTGCCAGGGTGGCACGCGGGACCGAACTCGTCTCCTCTTGGCGCCCCAACTTGGGCCCCTATACCTTCCCCCTGCAGTGAGGGCTGCCAGCCTCTCCTCcccgggctggggtggggaggggtcgtCCAGGATCCTCTGGAACTGCATCTCCAGGTCCCGAGGCTTGAGCAGGCGGGAGCCCTCGTAGAGCCACACCTTGAAAAAGCGGCCCTTGTGGTAGACGGCCACGTGCCTGCTGTCCGGGAGGTGCTGGAGCACGTCTGTGACAGAGGCCAGGGTGCTCAGACAGAAGCAGGGCCCCAGC is a window of Muntiacus reevesi chromosome 1, mMunRee1.1, whole genome shotgun sequence DNA encoding:
- the CPT1B gene encoding carnitine O-palmitoyltransferase 1, muscle isoform — encoded protein: MAEAHQAVAFQFTVTPEGVDFRLSREVLKHIYLSGIRSWKKRLIRIKNGIIRGVYPGSPTSWLVVVMATVGSSYYNLDISMGLVYYIQRWLPEGRPSWTPHTRTLFSMAIFSTGVWMMGIFFFRQTLKLLLSYHGWMFEMHGQTSHLTRVWAVCVRLLSSRRPMLYSFQTSLPKLPVPSVPATVHRYLESVEHLLDDEQYYRMETLAKEFEEKTAPRLQKYLVLKSWWATNYVSDWWEEYVYLRGRNPLMVNSNYYVTDLVLVKNTDVQAARLGNVVHAMIMYRRKLDREEIKPVMALGLVPMCSWQMERMFNTTRIPGKDTDVLQHLPDSRHVAVYHKGRFFKVWLYEGSRLLKPRDLEMQFQRILDDPSPPQPGEERLAALTAGGRVEWAQARQAFFGSGKNKAALDAIERAAFFVALDEESHHYDPEDEASLSLYGKALLHGNCYNRWFDKSFTLISFKNGQIGLNTEHAWADAPIIGHLWEFVLGTDSFHLGYTETGHCLGKPNPVLPPPQRLEWDIPEQCQAVIESSYQVAKALADDVELYCFQFLPFGKGLIKKCRTSPDAFVQIALQLAHFRDRGRFCLTYEASMTRMFREGRTETVRSCTRESTAFVRAMMQGHHPNEDLQRLFRKAAEKHQNLYRLAMTGAGIDRHLFCLYVVSKYLGVESPFLAEVLSEPWRLSTSQIAQFQIRMFDPNKYPRHLAAGGGFGPVADDGYGVSYMIAGEDTIFFHVSSKFSSSETNAQRFGNQIRQALLDIANLFQVPKADG